A portion of the Juglans microcarpa x Juglans regia isolate MS1-56 chromosome 1D, Jm3101_v1.0, whole genome shotgun sequence genome contains these proteins:
- the LOC121256189 gene encoding subtilisin-like protease SBT1.7 — MKTTFKKITTLVIFALLGLCHVFAVAVEKSTDAHQRSTYIVHMAKSEMPASFEHHSHWYDSSLKSVSDTAEMIYTYENVIHGFSTRLTAEEALLLGSQPGILSVLPELTYELHTTRTPEFLGLEKSESMIPEAKLASEVVIGVLDTGVWPESKSFDDSGIGPVPSSWKGACETGTNFTSSNCNRKLIGARYFSKGYEAALGPIDESKESRSPRDDDGHGTHTSTTAAGSSVGEASLLGYAPGTARGMATHARVAAYKVCWVGGCFSSDILAAMDKAIDDNVNVLSMSLGGGMSDYFKDSVAIGAFSAMEKGILVSCSAGNAGPTPSSLSNLAPWITTVGAGTLDRDFPAYVSLGNGKNYSGVSLYRGNSLPETLTPFIYAGNASNSTSGNLCMMGTLAPEKVAGKIVLCDRGVNARVQKGAVVKEAGGAGMVLANTAANGEELVADAHLLPATSVGERSGNAIKNYLFTDPKPTVTILFEGTKIGIQPSPVIAAFSSRGPNSITPEILKPDIIAPGVNILAGWSGGVGPTGLSIDTRRVAFNIISGTSMSCPHVSGLAALVKAAHLDWSPAAIRSALMTTAYTAYKKGESLLDVSTGKPATPYDYGAGHVNPIAALNPGLVYDLAAEDYLNFVCALNYTESQINSLARRKFTCDTSKKYSLNDLNYPSFSVVFSSSRSSVVKHTRTLTNVGLPGTYKVSATSDNPSVKISVEPDSLNFSETNEKKAYAVTFTATGSSSSTDSFGRLEWTDGKHTVASPIAITWSING, encoded by the coding sequence ATGAAGACGACGTTTAAGAAAATCACCACTCTGGTGATTTTTGCACTTCTGGGTTTATGCCACGTTTTCGCGGTAGCTGTAGAGAAGAGTACCGATGCACATCAGAGATCGACATACATTGTTCACATGGCCAAATCCGAAATGCCGGCGAGTTTCGAGCACCACTCGCACTGGTACGACTCGTCACTCAAATCGGTGTCCGACACAGCCGAGATGATATACACCTACGAGAATGTAATACACGGCTTCTCCACAAGACTGACAGCCGAGGAAGCCCTTTTGCTCGGAAGCCAACCTGGAATTCTGTCCGTGTTGCCTGAGTTGACATACGAGCTTCACACGACTCGGACCCCTGAGTTCCTTGGGCTCGAGAAAAGCGAAAGTATGATCCCTGAAGCCAAATTAGCGAGTGAGGTCGTTATCGGAGTCTTAGACACCGGTGTTTGGCCTGAGAGCAAGAGCTTCGACGACAGCGGGATCGGCCCCGTACCAAGTAGCTGGAAAGGCGCGTGCGAAACGGGTACCAATTTCACCTCCTCGAACTGCAATCGAAAATTAATCGGCGCAAGGTACTTCTCTAAAGGCTACGAGGCAGCATTAGGTCCTATCGATGAAAGCAAGGAGTCCAGATCTCCCAGAGACGACGACGGCCATGGCACTCATACTTCAACCACGGCAGCCGGGTCGTCAGTGGGAGAAGCAAGCCTGCTCGGTTACGCGCCAGGGACAGCGCGAGGGATGGCCACGCATGCGAGAGTCGCTGCATACAAGGTCTGCTGGGTTGGAGGCTGTTTTAGCTCCGATATCTTAGCCGCCATGGACAAGGCAATTGACGACAATGTGAACGTCCTCTCCATGTCGCTCGGTGGTGGAATGTCAGATTATTTCAAAGACAGTGTCGCAATCGGAGCTTTTTCGGCAATGGAGAAGGGAATCCTTGTCTCTTGCTCTGCCGGAAACGCGGGTCCCACTCCATCCAGTCTATCCAACCTGGCGCCGTGGATCACAACCGTAGGAGCTGGAACACTGGATCGCGATTTCCCGGCATATGTCAGCCTCGGTAACGGCAAAAATTATTCCGGCGTTTCGCTCTACCGAGGAAACTCTTTGCCCGAGACTTTAACACCGTTTATATACGCTGGTAACGCGAGCAACTCTACCAGCGGTAACTTGTGCATGATGGGTACGTTGGCACCCGAAAAAGTCGCGGGCAAGATCGTGTTATGTGACCGAGGCGTGAACGCCAGAGTTCAGAAAGGAGCTGTGGTGAAAGAAGCCGGTGGCGCCGGCATGGTTTTGGCCAACACCGCCGCTAACGGCGAAGAATTGGTCGCCGATGCTCATCTTTTGCCTGCGACTTCGGTGGGTGAGAGGTCCGGCAACGCAATAAAAAATTACCTCTTTACGGATCCTAAACCAACGGTGACGATTCTGTTTGAAGGAACCAAGATTGGGATTCAGCCTTCTCCGGTGATCGCAGCATTTAGTTCGAGGGGGCCAAATTCGATCACGCCGGAGATTCTGAAGCCGGACATCATCGCACCGGGTGTCAACATCTTAGCAGGATGGTCCGGAGGCGTGGGCCCTACTGGTTTGTCCATTGATACCAGACGTGTGGCGTTCAACATTATCTCAGGCACATCAATGTCTTGCCCACACGTGAGTGGACTCGCGGCGCTCGTCAAGGCGGCTCACCTGGACTGGAGCCCCGCGGCTATTCGGTCAGCCCTCATGACCACGGCGTACACGGCCTACAAGAAAGGCGAGAGCTTACTCGACGTTTCCACCGGAAAACCGGCCACACCGTACGATTACGGTGCCGGCCACGTGAATCCGATAGCAGCTCTCAATCCAGGACTCGTCTACGATTTGGCGGCGGAGGATTACCTAAACTTCGTCTGTGCCTTGAATTACACCGAGTCACAGATAAACAGTCTAGCGAGGAGGAAATTCACATGCGACACCAGTAAGAAATATAGTTTGAACGATCTTAATTACCCTTCTTTTAGTGTGGTTTTTAGTAGTAGCCGGTCGAGCGTGGTCAAGCACACGCGAACTCTTACGAATGTGGGCTTGCCGGGGACGTATAAAGTGTCTGCAACTTCGGATAACCCCTCAGTTAAAATCAGCGTGGAGCCAGACTCGCTGAATTTCAGTGAAACCAACGAGAAGAAAGCCTATGCTGTGACATTCACTGCCACGGGTTCGTCGTCGAGTACGGATAGCTTCGGTCGTCTGGAGTGGACGGACGGGAAGCACACAGTGGCAAGTCCTATAGCGATCACCTGGAGTATTAATGGTTAA
- the LOC121256211 gene encoding protein CONSERVED IN THE GREEN LINEAGE AND DIATOMS 27, chloroplastic yields the protein MLRVNVYCSLIPSSSQVKLGGSYGSWIIQYHRAWRRCQGTSVKALKDEKDGGTSGFPSRNWNPGLEIEVPFEQRPVNEYSSLKDGILYSWGELDPGAFFLRLGGLWLVAFTSLGVPIAAASFNPSREPLRFVLAAGTGTLFLVSLIVLRIYLGWSYVGDRLLSAVIPYEESGWYDGQMWVKPPEILARDRLLGSYKVKPVIKKLKQTLVGTGVLLVTAVFIFIFATPVEDFFQTTFGTKENPSDILSSKISTKFNLRKEELLKLPIEVMADDDLAAAAAEAADGRPVYCRDRFYRALAGGQYCKWEDLVK from the exons ATGCTCAGGGTAAACGTGTATTGCTCTCTGATTCCCAGTTCAAGCCAAGTCAAGCTTGGAGGCAGCTACGGTTCATGGATCATTCAGTATCACAGGGCTTGGAGACGTTGTCAAGGGACTTCCGTCAAGGCCTTGAAAGATGAAAAAGATGGGGGAACAAGTGGATTCCCAAGTCGGAACTGGAATCCCGGACTGGAAATTGAGGTTCCTTTCGAGCAAAGGCCG GTGAATGAGTACTCCTCTCTAAAAGATGGAATCCTATATTCATGGGGTGAACTTGATCCCGGGGCCTTTTTCCTTCGTCTTGGAGGCCTCTGGTTAGTAGCTTTCACATCTCTGGGAGTGCCAATTGCAGCTGCAAGCTTTAATCCTTCAAGG GAACCTCTAAGATTTGTGCTAGCTGCTGGAACAGGAACTCTTTTTCTTGTGTCATTAATTGTCTTAAGAATTTACTTg GGATGGAGTTATGTTGGTGATAGACTTCTATCGGCAGTGATACCTTATGAAGAGAGTGGATGGTATGATGGGCAAATGTGGGTAAAGCCGCCTGAG ATCCTGGCCCGGGATAGGTTGTTGGGATCTTACAAG GTGAAGCCAGTTATCAAGAAGCTAAAACAGACACTAGTTGGAACGGGGGTGTTACTTGTTACAGcagtttttattttcatctttgcTACACCAGTGGAGGATTTCTTTCAAACCACCTTTGGCACAAAAGAAAACCCATCAGACATTCTATCTTCAAAGATCAGCACAAAGTTCAATTTAAG AAAGGAGGAGCTGCTTAAATTGCCCATCGAGGTGATGGCTGACGATGAtttagcagcagcagcagctgaGGCTGCAGATGGAAGACCGGTCTACTGCAGAGATAGGTTTTATCGTGCATTAGCAGGTGGACAGTACTGCAAATGGGAGGATTTAGTTAAATAA
- the LOC121256227 gene encoding uncharacterized protein LOC121256227, protein MEKQQEQRERKPENEEKDKLEGLPWEESPYVKYNDLEDYKRQGYGTEGHLQPKPGRGAGSTDAPTLSGGTAVSSQAPDAAATRAMNRP, encoded by the coding sequence atGGAGAAGCAGCAGGAGCAGAGGGAGAGAAAACCAGAGAATGAAGAGAAGGATAAGTTAGAAGGGCTTCCTTGGGAGGAAAGCCCCTACGTGAAGTACAATGACCTAGAAGATTACAAGCGTCAAGGCTATGGTACGGAAGGGCATCTCCAGCCGAAGCCCGGTCGAGGTGCTGGCTCCACCGATGCCCCCACTCTCTCTGGTGGCACCGCTGTCTCCTCCCAGGCACCTGACGCTGCTGCCACTCGTGCCATGAACCGCCCCtaa